TACCGATTCAATAAACAGGAGGTGCAAAATAGAGCGGCTGACATCGttggcatgcatgcatgcatgtatgtTTGGCTTAGAATAAGTGTCATTTGGAACAAAGGAAAAAAAACACGGGGTGTGACTTTAACAGAATTTTTTCGTTGATGCCAATTGGAAGTTAGAACATAGGCAGATATCTTATATTTCTTTTGAATTCCAATGAGCGGTATGTTGTATGTAGATATTTTGGAGTAAACCAAAACATAAGGTAAGAGCTCATGATCCATGCTTGATATCCGAACGACGCTTTTCAAAATGTATGTATGGCTTAACTTAAATCTAGTTTGGAATAAAAAAAGCACATAAATTTCGAGGATCGAATTTCCATAGAACAAAAATCTTAGACACCGTTTGGAACAAAGGCAGATATCTTATATTTCATTTGAGATTCCAATGAATTACATATAGGAATCTTAGAGGGTACCAAACTAAAATTAAGAGATTATGATTCCTTCATCTAATTTGGGTATACAATTCCCGCGGCACATTTGAAATTTTCATGTGCTCTTGGTTGGGTTCCTATGGGAATACAGTTCATGTGTTTCATGCATTATTAGTAGCATTTCAATTCTCTAATAATCAAAGTCTCCTACAATTTTTACTAAACACTCCATCCCCGTGTTCCAAGAGCTGTAGTTTCAAATTTTGGCACGGCCATTGGGTACAGCTTCTGGAGTATTTCAGCGGTTGCGGCCATGCATTTGCATTGGGAACGAGCAGGCCGGTGGCTAGGAGGGCTTGCACACCGCTTTCCTGCGTGCAATCACCAGGCAGGACCTACCTCGTCTCCATATTCTCTCCTGTATCTTTTCATGCAGTTCTGAATTATGATTCTCTGGTCCTCAACATTTTAGCATCAACGACAGAGCCACTCCTTCTAACTAGACTATAGATTTTGTTGGGCTAATAAGCCGTGGCGACGTGTCAAGCGTGCCCAGCGCGTGTATGGGCGAGCTGTGTGTGTTGGACGCGTCGGGTCCGCGGCggggtagtgtgtgtgtgcgtgcgggTGCAGCACGGGCGTGTCCGTGCCGGTGTGCACCGTGTGCGTGTGACTAGATCTAGGCTGTTAGCGAGTCGCATGGTGTGATCGAGGGTGCTGCCATGGGAGCTCGCCGTGGGCCGCGCGCGTCAGAGCGCGATGCGAGCACGAGCAGAGCGGGTGAAGCGCGAATGTTCGGGGGGAGTGGAGGCGTGGGTTTGTGCCCGGTGCGCTGGCTCGTGTATAAAGCCACGCGATGGCCGTTGTAACAAATGTGGAGTGAGCTCGAGTTCGTGCTCGAGGGGAAACAAGCCTTATGCTGCAGGTGATGTCCAAGAAGACGGCGGTGCAGGTGAGGAGCAGCCTCAAGGCGAGGTTCGTCGGGGTGGACCGCGTGCAGGTGGCGCGGTTGGGCACTCTCCGCGGCGAATTCGAGGTGCTGCACATGGCGGAGGTCGACACGCTGGACATGTTCGTTGGCAAGCTCGGTGGCATGGCGGCGCACTTCATGGGGCTCAGATCGACGCTGGAGGATGCCGCACTAGTGGAGAAGCTGCTCGACTCCGTGCCGGACCGCCTGTACGCGGCGGTGGCTGGAATCGAGAAGTTCTACGACGTGTTGACAATGGCGTTCGAGGAAGCATTGGGCCATCTGAAGGCGTTCGACGAACGGCTGCGATGGCGTGGACAGGGCGGGCGGCAAGTGGGCAGATGACCAGCTCATGTACATGGCAGCGCAGTGGCGGGCGCGGCAGCGGAAGCACAGTATGGCTcaagacgacgacgatgacgacggcAGGAGCGTGGCGCCGGGCAAGGGCGGCAACCGACGCGGGCGCTGCTACAAGTGCAGCGAGTGCGGCCACTTCAAGAGGGAGTGCCCTCAGCTGCATAAGGCGGCGGCAGCGGAGCGCACATGGCTGGTGGACGGCGGCGTCGAGGACGACGGGCTCCTCTGAGCCACGGCTTAGGAGGAGTGTGTTGGGCTAATAAGCCGTGGCGACGCGTCGAGCGCGCCCGGTTCTTGTATGGGCGCGCACTGTGTGTTGGACGCGTCGGGTCCGCGGcggggtagtgtgtgtgtgtgtgcgtgcgggTGCAGCATGAGCGTGTCCGTGCAGGTGTGCACCATGTGCATGTGACTAGGTCTAGGTGTTGGCGAGTTGCGTGGCGTGATCGAGGGTGCTGCCGTTGGAACTCGCCGTGGGCCGCGCGCGTCGGAGCGCGATGCGGGCACGTGCAGAGCCGATGAAGCGCGAGCGATCGGGAGGGAGTGGAGGCGTGGGTTTGTGCCCGGTGCACTGGCTCGTGTATATAGCCACGCGATGGCCGTTCTAACAGTTGTGGAGTGAGCTGTTGTTCATGCTCGAGGGGAAACAAGTCGTCTATGCGGCGGGCATTCGTGCGCAGGAACTTCACAGTGTCCCCATGTTTTCTTCTTCCTAgtttcggtttgggctagggtgAGGTGATAGAAAGAGAGAGGTAGGCAAGGGGAAGAGCTAGGGCTGTGTTTTGCAACAACATTTAGCATCAGAGCCACGTGGAGGGAGGAGTTCACTGCCGCAGCCGGTGCCGATGCTCACCGGTGAGAACTACACCCCGTGGGCAATCAAAGTCGAGGCCAATCTCGACGTGGCTGGGCTGTGGGAGGCGGTGGTGCCACCGGGGGATGCGGCAGCGACGGTGATCGTGAAGAAGGACAAGCCGGCGCAGTCGTATCTGCTCGGGGCGCTGGCGGAGGACCTTCTGCTGCAAGTGGCGTCCAAGAAGACGGCGGCAGAGGTGTGGAGCAGCCTCAAGGTGAGGTTCGGCGGCGTGGGTCGTGTGCGGGCAGCGTGGCTGGGCACTCTCCACGGCGAATTCGAGGTGCTGCGCATGGCGGAGGACGACACGCTGGACGCGTTCGCTGGCAAGCTCGATGGCATGGCGGCGCGCTTCGCGGGTCTCGGATCGACGCTGGAGGACGCCGCGCTGGTGAAGAAGCTGCTCGACTCCGTGCCGGACCGCCTGTACGCGGTGGTGGACAGGATCGAGCAGTTCTGCGACGTGTCGACGATGGCGTTCGAGGAAGTGCTAGGCCGTCTGAAGGCGTTCGATGAACGACTGCAATGACGTGGACAGGCGGGCGATGAGCGGGCTGATGGCCAGCTCATGTACACTGCGGCGCGGTGGCGGGCGTGGGAGCGGCAGCATGGTGGAGCTCGGGACAACGACGACGACAGTAGGAGCGTGACGGTGGGCAACGGCGGCGTCGAGGACGACGGGCTCCTCTGAGCCACGGCTTAGGAGGAGTGTGTTGGGCTAATAAGCCGTGGCGACGCGTCGAGCGCGCCCGGCGCGTGTATGGGCGCGCGCTGTGTGTGTTGGACGCAGCGGtgtagtgtgtgtgcatgtggGTGCAGCACAGGCGTGTCCGTGCGGGTTTGCACCGTGTGCGTGTGACTAGGTCTAGGTTGTTGGCGAGTCGCGTGGCGTGATCGAGGGTGCTGCCATTGGAGCTCGCCATGGGCCGCGCGCATCGGAGCACGACGCGGGCACGAACAGAGGGGGCAAAGCGCGAGCGATCGGGAGGGAGTGGAGGCATGGGTTCGTGCCCGGTGCGCTGGCTCGTGTATAAAGGCCACGCAAAGGCCGTTGTAACATCTGTGGAGTGAGCTCAAGTTCGTGCTCGAGGGGAAACAAGCCATCTGTGCGGCGGGCGTTCGTGTGCCAGAACTCCACCATGTCCCCTTTCTCCTCGTGTTTTCTTCTTCCTCATTTCGGTTTGGGCTTGGTTGAGGTGACAGAAAGAGAGAGGTATGCAAGGGGGAGAGCTAGGGTAGGGTTTTGCAACAACAGATTTAACCGAGTCCTAACCACCCAACAAAAGAGCGCAACTACGATTCTCCCAATTACTACTAGTTTGACCGGTAGTACAGTCTATCTCCATCGTGACCAATAAAGTTGTAACAAATCTTGGACTAGTTCATCTCGTCGATTGCTGGTCCTGTATTCCCGCTCCGATGCTGACAGCGCCGCTGACGGTGTCGTGTTGTCCAGTTGTTGCTGCGGCAGGGGCGTGGGAGGAGGATCATGACGGTGCACGATGATGTCGATCTGCGGCAGCTCGGTTCCAGCGGCGCGGGCCTTGGCTGGATCGTTCTCCGTGGCCTCACGGCCTTTTCCCCAGAGCATGGAGTAGAGGCCCATCACGATGAGAACATCGCCAAGCACGCTGCCGAGGTGCAGCTCCTCACCGAGCAGCAGCAAGCTGGGCACGGCCACCACGACCATCATCATGGGGTTGAAGACGGATGCGAGCTGAGCTCCAAGGCCGTCGCCGGCGCGCTCATCTGAAGCGCGAGGCCTTCACAAGCGCCGTGTACCCGGGAGGACCATGCTGCTCTGTATGGCCATAAGAACTTCAGTAGTGGACTCACAGCTCTCGCACTCGGACTCGTCTGTAGACTACTCGTGCAGGGTGGAGAATGGATCAAGGATGGGCTTGTCGTGCTCGAGCACCGCCATCTGAAAAGTTGCAGCCTGAAGGGCCATAGCTTGCCAGAGCCAGCGCTGGAGCCACGAGCGCACCGAACGCTTGCGGCGGCGGCCAGCGGGAAGTAAGGGTGCCTCGCGGTATGGGACTAATGGTTGTCAGAGAAGGACTCGTAGGATGACACGCGGAAGGGCGCCGTGCCCCGGACGGGTAGCGACTCCATGTCCAGCAGCAACGCTACCTGGAGCCATGCCGAATGTTTGGCGATGAAGCTAGGCACTGAATCGGATATCGCAGCCGAGaatcatgatgatgatgatgatgaaaatTCCACCTGCGCTGGATACTGCTAGACGCGCAGCCCCACAGTGGGTGCCAAATCTCGAGGCAACGAATTTGACAGTGAGTACTAGGTGTACGAACAGGAGCTGAACCTAGCTACGGCACAGGTGTAACACTCGGATTTACGAGCTCACGCCCGACTCGGAGAGGTAGTAGGTCTACGTCTCGAGCTATGGATGTGTGTTTTTCTCTGGGGGTGTATGATTACAGTAGGTTGCGAAACCTTGTCCACTCGCTAGAAGGCGTCTTATATAGAGTGTGTCGTCCCCATTAAGGCCACGTTACAAGGGAGATACAAAGGAAAGTTAATACACGCGTTACTGGTAGCTGCAGCTATAACTACACTTCAAGTCCAACATGAAGCCCCTCGAACATTGCAGCTCCCACGTCGCCTCTCCACCTTCTATATCCGAGTGATGCCAGTGAGGCCGATTGGAAGGAAGACGTCCAAGTGGTTGGACCATATCCGAGTGGATATCTAGGAGTGAACATCCAAATGTGCTGTGGTCCGGAGACCCTCGAAAGATGGAATGGGGTCCTAGGTGGACCTCAGATGTCATGTCTATGACCCTACCCTTAGTAGGTGACCCCATCACTAGCAATCATGAGTGTGGACTTGACCAACATGTCTCTGAACACAAGAAGTTGGATCGAGAGGCGGCAAAAGGAGATGTTCGGCCAAGACAGCAAGAACTAGGAAGGGCTTGACCCTGGACTATGGCCGTTCTTTTTGAAGACGGGCAAGTGTACCGGCCGATGGCTTTGTTGCCGACAAGAAAACTTGGGGGTTCTTCATTTGAAAGGTTGGCAAGGGTACCGACCGCTGGCTTTGTTGCCAGCGAGAGAACTTGGGGGTTGATCATTTTACACACTGACATATGTGTGTCGGCCGCCGGCTTTGATGCCAACATGAACTATGGCCGCGGTTGCAAAACTTCATTCGCAAAATATTTCAGGCGGGTGGACGAGATGCTTCCGCACGTTGAGTGCACGGCCAACGTATCCAGAAAACGGCCGAACGTCAcccattgccctacccaaacAAACAAAATTCGAAGAAATCATACGTCTGTTTGGGGTCGTGCATTGGAGCTGGCCTTATAACAAATACATTATATTGTTTATAATACTCCCTTCATACCAAATACATGGCATATACACTGAGTCAAAAAGTGAATGCTTTCTAACTTGGACCAAATATATAGATGAAATTGTTTATCTTTATATTTTTGTATATTTTGATATTGATTTGGTATTGTTTATCTTTATATTTTTGTATGTATGCTTGATCAAACTTAGAAGCATTGATTTTTTGACTCAGTTTATATGCCATGAATTTGGAGACAGAGGGagtaacatcttatattatgggaccgGGGTAGTACATTCTACCAAGTTGTAAAATGGAGTTGATTTCTCGTGTAAAAGGATTTTGTGTCCGAAATTTATTGGTTTGTCTCCATTCATCTCATCCCGCTGAAGTTCCTTGTACTACATCCTTCCCTCCTCTATCTTCACATTTGAGCACCAACAGAATCAGAGAGGCCACTCCTTCTAACTACGCTAGATCTAACCGAGTCCTATCCACCCAACAAACGAGCTCAACTACTGACTCTCCCAATTGCGACAAGTTCCACCGGTACAGTCTCTGTCCATCCTTTCCTGACAAATAAAAAAGTAACAAATCTTGGGCCAGTTCATCTCTTCGATCGCTGGTCCTCTTCCTGCATGCCTGCTCCGATTTTTACCGCGCCGGCCCCGGCTCCGTGCTCTGCTGCTGTGGCGTGGGAGGAGGATCATGGCGATGCACGACGATGTCGATGTGCGGCAGCTCGGTGCCGGAGGCGTGGGCCTTGGCGGGCTcgttctccgccgcctcgcggcCTTTTCCCCAGAGCACGGAGTAGAGGCCCGTCACGATGAGAACGGCGCCGAGCACGCTGCCGAGGTGCAGCTCCTCGCCGAGCAGCAGCGAGCTGAGCACGGCCACCACCACCAGCATCATGGGGTTGAAGACGGACGCGAAGAGGGGGCCCCGGCGCTTGACGCACCAGGAGAGCACCACGAGCATGACCCCTGAGGCGACAACGCCGGTGTAGAGGACGGCGAGTAGGCGGACGCCGGAGGAGAGGCGCCACTGGATGAGGTCCCGGTCGAAGCAGAGCGCGAATGCGGCGGACTGGAGCGCGCTCATGGCGCACATGAGGGCCGTGGTGGAGTAGTGGAACGGGTACTCCCGGCTGAGCCTGGCCTGCAGGATGAGCCAGAGCGCATAAAAGAAGCAGCTGCCGGTGCAGAGCAGGCAGCCCATGGCACGGTTGCCGCTGTCCGGGTgaagggaggaggggggctgGTCCTCGTGTTGGTGCCGGGCGGCGAGCTGGGCGGCGAGGTTGATGTGGGTGGGAGGCCAAGGGGTGACCTGGGCGCCCTTGTAGAAGGTGAGGAGCATGGCGCCGCCGACGCCAAGCATGGTGCCGGTGACCTTGGCCTGGCCGGCGAGGGTGCGGATGGCGAGGCGCTCGTAGCGGAAGAGCACGGCGAGCACGAAGGTGATGGCCGGGATGAGGTTGGTCATGGCGGAGGCGAAGGTCGCGGACGTGAGCTTCATGCCGGAGATGTAGAGGTTCTGCGCCAGCGAGCCCCTGCATGAAACATATTGCAACCAGTCAATACCGATACGGACGTGTATATTGTACATTTGCATATATGATGAGAATGTATCGATCGATCTCGTGCGCTCTATATATCGCGTCATGCACATGCAACGCCGCATCAACGCAACGTAATCAGTCACACGTACTACGCATTTTTGTCGTAGGTACGTATACGGTAGGTGCACGACACATGTCGTACGTACATACACGTGTCCATCTTCTTCATCGTGACCATTAATGGCGGAGTACACCTAGGGACGTGCAACGTGGGTGACGACGGGTTGAAAATTCTGGACGAGACGAGCTAGGCGATGAAGCTGCAGAAAAAGTAGAGTCCAAGAAACCTCACAATGGAATGTAAGTTGACGTACGTACATACACCATGCCATTCCATTGGAAAGAAGGTGGCGTGTTTATACGGGCATCGTGTGAGCATTCGACACGACGACGATGCATGGCCATCGAGGTGGCTCTGGCTCCATTGGGAAAGCATGCAACGCGGTGCTACTGTAGCTAGCTATAGgcgtgcgtgcatgcatgcatggataCGCAAGTCAAGGAGGACATAAATGCGCGCGCCGGGCGGCCGGGCGTACGTGGCTGCATGCAGACCCATAGGTGGCTCCATCGGTGCAATTGTAAGCAGTTGAGCACGCGCATGCGTGGGTAGGGTGATGGATGGAGTTGACAAAGCAAGTATCAGGGGCAGCACGAGGACGACGATGTTCACAGACGACTAGCTCCATGCACGGTTTGTAAAGTGAGTGGACTGGACGTACGTGGAGTTTGTACTACTTTGTTTGGCAGGCAAAACTAAAGCTAGCGGCAGGGGATTCCATCGGGCCGGATCAGTTGGTTGTGCCTAACTAATCATACATCATGTGCTGGATAGATGGAAAAGGAAGGTAAAGTGTTGGCCGCCGGCGAGCACCCCGTGACGCATCCACCGGCCGGGCGGTTGACCTTGCATTGGGAGGGTATTATTCACCGTTGCATTGAGCCCCTAGCTACATGCATGTGTGCATCATTGCAAAAAGCAGCGTCGCACCTAAATTCCGGCAGCCATGCCAATCGGATCTGACCTTTTGCTCTCCTTCTCAATCGTCGTGGGAAGTGCAGTGAAAAGCATAGTAAAatgaaacaacaacaacaagaacaatTTAATTAAATTGGAGCTTACCCACAGAGTCCGCAGACGAAGGAGAGCAGCAGGACTCGCCAAGTCACCTTGGTTCTTTTCTTCCTGCTCAAAACAAATAAAGCAGCAGGGAATTAGTTAATCCAATACACAGGCATGCAAGTATGTAGTTTGTCAAAAAAAACATGTAATTTTGTTTTGGGTATCAAAAAAATCATGTACTCTACTCGTTAATCTTTTTTTGGCAAACTGCTGTACTCGTTAATCAGGTAGCATGCATATGGAGAGTGCTTATAGAATGATGATAATAAAGTGAAGCATCTGCAAACGTACGGATAACATACTC
The DNA window shown above is from Triticum urartu cultivar G1812 unplaced genomic scaffold, Tu2.1 TuUngrouped_contig_5413, whole genome shotgun sequence and carries:
- the LOC125529188 gene encoding WAT1-related protein At1g25270-like codes for the protein MGVMDGMKPVAAMVVVQFVFAGVNIFYKLAVSDGMDMRVLVAYRFLFASAVLSPIAYFVERKKRTKVTWRVLLLSFVCGLCGGSLAQNLYISGMKLTSATFASAMTNLIPAITFVLAVLFRYERLAIRTLAGQAKVTGTMLGVGGAMLLTFYKGAQVTPWPPTHINLAAQLAARHQHEDQPPSSLHPDSGNRAMGCLLCTGSCFFYALWLILQARLSREYPFHYSTTALMCAMSALQSAAFALCFDRDLIQWRLSSGVRLLAVLYTGVVASGVMLVVLSWCVKRRGPLFASVFNPMMLVVVAVLSSLLLGEELHLGSVLGAVLIVTGLYSVLWGKGREAAENEPAKAHASGTELPHIDIVVHRHDPPPTPQQQSTEPGPAR